In the Hordeum vulgare subsp. vulgare chromosome 7H, MorexV3_pseudomolecules_assembly, whole genome shotgun sequence genome, one interval contains:
- the LOC123407282 gene encoding uncharacterized protein LOC123407282 isoform X3: MTIKSMKNTFLCQTEKSKSSVNFLDLSSSSSPPVVDGVCFDPTSEDDHHLYKRRRTDKKCHFVPTNANGNKNMSTNRNVIKSTTDGNERKSTTKSSATFGDISPRVQKFGEAIIVPSDGEVSKSETNIVEYATKYKDPAEASKRSSWKNSPVSLSTVVDRKSISISSRPSYINHKVEDSRDCSLSDTESFMELTSREVCISLLERDIVLIEKSELSSTSATLTHDDNESKTLFACKSCGSFEDPCRMLICDCCEEAFHLLCCHRRIKKIPDNNWYCLDCSRKKPKKQREMLPSAEGSAKHIQRPLRVLRSKGDMLMNGEPYDTQVRIGRNFQAEVPEWSGPISGSDDYFVEPAELDATEMTNLSLSLRREDKKISIGNWIQCQEVLDSGAICGKWRRAPLFLVQSSDWDCSCSVLWDPIHADCAVPQELDTAEVLEQLNYINKLKLRLDSYKQKKP; this comes from the exons atgacTATAAAATCTATGAAGAACACCTTTTTATGTCAGACGGAGAAATCAAAGTCATCAGTAAATTTTTTGGATTTATCCTCAAGCTCGAGTCCGCCTGTTGTCGATGGTGTTTGTTTTGATCCTACTTCAGAAGATGATCACCATTTGTATAAACGGAGGAGGACGGACAAGAAATGTCATTTTGTTCCGACAAATGCAAATGGAAACAAGAACATGAGTACAAATAGAAATGTGATCAAGAGTACAACAGATGGAAATGAGAGGAAAAGTACAACCAAAAGTTCCGCAACTTTTGGAGATATTTCGCCCCGGGTCCAAAAATTTGGGGAAGCAATTATTGTTCCTTCAGATGGAGAAGTTTCAAAATCTGAAACAAACATTGTTGAATATGCAACAAAATATAAAGATCCCGCAGAAGCTTCTAAGAGAAGTTCTTGGAAAAACTCGCCGGTGTCACTTTCTACTGTGGTTGATAGGAAGTCAATTTCCATATCAAGCAGGCCATCTTATATAAATCACAAGGTAGAGGATTCGAGGGATTGTTCATTGTCTGATACAGAAtcatttatggagttgacatcaaGGGAGGTTTGCATATCCTTGCTCGAAAGAGATATAGTCCTAATAGAAAAATCAGAGCTCAGCAGCACATCAGCTACATTAACCCATGATGATAATGAAAGCAAAACTTTATTTGCATGCAAGAGTTGTGGGTCTTTCGAAGATCCATGCCGCATGTTAATATGTGATTGTTGTGAAGAAGCATTCCACTTGCTTTGCTGCCATCGTCGCATCAAGAAAATACCAGATAATAATTGGTATTGCCTGGATTGTTCAAGGAAGAAACCTAAGAAGCAGCGTGAGATGTTGCCTAGTGCGGAAGGATCAGCCAAGCATATTCAAAGACCACTTCGAGTTCTTCGCTCAAAAGGAGATATGTTGATGAATGGTGAACCATATGATACTCAAGTAAGGATTGGTAGAAACTTCCAAGCagaagttccagaatggtccggtccAATTTCTGG CAGTGATGATTATTTTGTTGAACCTGCTGAACTTGATGCCACTGAAATGACAAATCTGAGT TTGTCACTAAGGCGTGAGGACAAGAAAATCAGCATTGGTAACTGGATTCAATGCCAAGAAGTCTTGGACTCGGGTGCTATTTGCGGCAAGTGGCGGAG GGCACCACTTTTTCTTGTTCAGTCGAGCGATTGGGATTGTTCATGTTCAGTTCTTTGGGATCCAATTCATGCTGATTGTGCTGTTCCGCAG GAATTGGATACTGCTGAAGTGCTTGAGCAACTGAACTACATAAATAAG CTGAAGTTACGTCTGGACAGTTATAAGCAGAAGAAACCCTGA
- the LOC123407282 gene encoding uncharacterized protein LOC123407282 isoform X2 — protein MTIKSMKNTFLCQTEKSKSSVNFLDLSSSSSPPVVDGVCFDPTSEDDHHLYKRRRTDKKCHFVPTNANGNKNMSTNRNVIKSTTDGNERKSTTKSSATFGDISPRVQKFGEAIIVPSDGEVSKSETNIVEYATKYKDPAEASKRSSWKNSPVSLSTVVDRKSISISSRPSYINHKVEDSRDCSLSDTESFMELTSREVCISLLERDIVLIEKSELSSTSATLTHDDNESKTLFACKSCGSFEDPCRMLICDCCEEAFHLLCCHRRIKKIPDNNWYCLDCSRKKPKKQREMLPSAEGSAKHIQRPLRVLRSKGDMLMNGEPYDTQVRIGRNFQAEVPEWSGPISGDDYFVEPAELDATEMTNLSLQLSLRREDKKISIGNWIQCQEVLDSGAICGKWRRAPLFLVQSSDWDCSCSVLWDPIHADCAVPQELDTAEVLEQLNYINKLKLRLDSYKQKKP, from the exons atgacTATAAAATCTATGAAGAACACCTTTTTATGTCAGACGGAGAAATCAAAGTCATCAGTAAATTTTTTGGATTTATCCTCAAGCTCGAGTCCGCCTGTTGTCGATGGTGTTTGTTTTGATCCTACTTCAGAAGATGATCACCATTTGTATAAACGGAGGAGGACGGACAAGAAATGTCATTTTGTTCCGACAAATGCAAATGGAAACAAGAACATGAGTACAAATAGAAATGTGATCAAGAGTACAACAGATGGAAATGAGAGGAAAAGTACAACCAAAAGTTCCGCAACTTTTGGAGATATTTCGCCCCGGGTCCAAAAATTTGGGGAAGCAATTATTGTTCCTTCAGATGGAGAAGTTTCAAAATCTGAAACAAACATTGTTGAATATGCAACAAAATATAAAGATCCCGCAGAAGCTTCTAAGAGAAGTTCTTGGAAAAACTCGCCGGTGTCACTTTCTACTGTGGTTGATAGGAAGTCAATTTCCATATCAAGCAGGCCATCTTATATAAATCACAAGGTAGAGGATTCGAGGGATTGTTCATTGTCTGATACAGAAtcatttatggagttgacatcaaGGGAGGTTTGCATATCCTTGCTCGAAAGAGATATAGTCCTAATAGAAAAATCAGAGCTCAGCAGCACATCAGCTACATTAACCCATGATGATAATGAAAGCAAAACTTTATTTGCATGCAAGAGTTGTGGGTCTTTCGAAGATCCATGCCGCATGTTAATATGTGATTGTTGTGAAGAAGCATTCCACTTGCTTTGCTGCCATCGTCGCATCAAGAAAATACCAGATAATAATTGGTATTGCCTGGATTGTTCAAGGAAGAAACCTAAGAAGCAGCGTGAGATGTTGCCTAGTGCGGAAGGATCAGCCAAGCATATTCAAAGACCACTTCGAGTTCTTCGCTCAAAAGGAGATATGTTGATGAATGGTGAACCATATGATACTCAAGTAAGGATTGGTAGAAACTTCCAAGCagaagttccagaatggtccggtccAATTTCTGG TGATGATTATTTTGTTGAACCTGCTGAACTTGATGCCACTGAAATGACAAATCTGAGT TTGCAGTTGTCACTAAGGCGTGAGGACAAGAAAATCAGCATTGGTAACTGGATTCAATGCCAAGAAGTCTTGGACTCGGGTGCTATTTGCGGCAAGTGGCGGAG GGCACCACTTTTTCTTGTTCAGTCGAGCGATTGGGATTGTTCATGTTCAGTTCTTTGGGATCCAATTCATGCTGATTGTGCTGTTCCGCAG GAATTGGATACTGCTGAAGTGCTTGAGCAACTGAACTACATAAATAAG CTGAAGTTACGTCTGGACAGTTATAAGCAGAAGAAACCCTGA
- the LOC123407282 gene encoding uncharacterized protein LOC123407282 isoform X4, whose amino-acid sequence MTIKSMKNTFLCQTEKSKSSVNFLDLSSSSSPPVVDGVCFDPTSEDDHHLYKRRRTDKKCHFVPTNANGNKNMSTNRNVIKSTTDGNERKSTTKSSATFGDISPRVQKFGEAIIVPSDGEVSKSETNIVEYATKYKDPAEASKRSSWKNSPVSLSTVVDRKSISISSRPSYINHKVEDSRDCSLSDTESFMELTSREVCISLLERDIVLIEKSELSSTSATLTHDDNESKTLFACKSCGSFEDPCRMLICDCCEEAFHLLCCHRRIKKIPDNNWYCLDCSRKKPKKQREMLPSAEGSAKHIQRPLRVLRSKGDMLMNGEPYDTQVRIGRNFQAEVPEWSGPISGDDYFVEPAELDATEMTNLSLSLRREDKKISIGNWIQCQEVLDSGAICGKWRRAPLFLVQSSDWDCSCSVLWDPIHADCAVPQELDTAEVLEQLNYINKLKLRLDSYKQKKP is encoded by the exons atgacTATAAAATCTATGAAGAACACCTTTTTATGTCAGACGGAGAAATCAAAGTCATCAGTAAATTTTTTGGATTTATCCTCAAGCTCGAGTCCGCCTGTTGTCGATGGTGTTTGTTTTGATCCTACTTCAGAAGATGATCACCATTTGTATAAACGGAGGAGGACGGACAAGAAATGTCATTTTGTTCCGACAAATGCAAATGGAAACAAGAACATGAGTACAAATAGAAATGTGATCAAGAGTACAACAGATGGAAATGAGAGGAAAAGTACAACCAAAAGTTCCGCAACTTTTGGAGATATTTCGCCCCGGGTCCAAAAATTTGGGGAAGCAATTATTGTTCCTTCAGATGGAGAAGTTTCAAAATCTGAAACAAACATTGTTGAATATGCAACAAAATATAAAGATCCCGCAGAAGCTTCTAAGAGAAGTTCTTGGAAAAACTCGCCGGTGTCACTTTCTACTGTGGTTGATAGGAAGTCAATTTCCATATCAAGCAGGCCATCTTATATAAATCACAAGGTAGAGGATTCGAGGGATTGTTCATTGTCTGATACAGAAtcatttatggagttgacatcaaGGGAGGTTTGCATATCCTTGCTCGAAAGAGATATAGTCCTAATAGAAAAATCAGAGCTCAGCAGCACATCAGCTACATTAACCCATGATGATAATGAAAGCAAAACTTTATTTGCATGCAAGAGTTGTGGGTCTTTCGAAGATCCATGCCGCATGTTAATATGTGATTGTTGTGAAGAAGCATTCCACTTGCTTTGCTGCCATCGTCGCATCAAGAAAATACCAGATAATAATTGGTATTGCCTGGATTGTTCAAGGAAGAAACCTAAGAAGCAGCGTGAGATGTTGCCTAGTGCGGAAGGATCAGCCAAGCATATTCAAAGACCACTTCGAGTTCTTCGCTCAAAAGGAGATATGTTGATGAATGGTGAACCATATGATACTCAAGTAAGGATTGGTAGAAACTTCCAAGCagaagttccagaatggtccggtccAATTTCTGG TGATGATTATTTTGTTGAACCTGCTGAACTTGATGCCACTGAAATGACAAATCTGAGT TTGTCACTAAGGCGTGAGGACAAGAAAATCAGCATTGGTAACTGGATTCAATGCCAAGAAGTCTTGGACTCGGGTGCTATTTGCGGCAAGTGGCGGAG GGCACCACTTTTTCTTGTTCAGTCGAGCGATTGGGATTGTTCATGTTCAGTTCTTTGGGATCCAATTCATGCTGATTGTGCTGTTCCGCAG GAATTGGATACTGCTGAAGTGCTTGAGCAACTGAACTACATAAATAAG CTGAAGTTACGTCTGGACAGTTATAAGCAGAAGAAACCCTGA
- the LOC123407282 gene encoding uncharacterized protein LOC123407282 isoform X1 produces MTIKSMKNTFLCQTEKSKSSVNFLDLSSSSSPPVVDGVCFDPTSEDDHHLYKRRRTDKKCHFVPTNANGNKNMSTNRNVIKSTTDGNERKSTTKSSATFGDISPRVQKFGEAIIVPSDGEVSKSETNIVEYATKYKDPAEASKRSSWKNSPVSLSTVVDRKSISISSRPSYINHKVEDSRDCSLSDTESFMELTSREVCISLLERDIVLIEKSELSSTSATLTHDDNESKTLFACKSCGSFEDPCRMLICDCCEEAFHLLCCHRRIKKIPDNNWYCLDCSRKKPKKQREMLPSAEGSAKHIQRPLRVLRSKGDMLMNGEPYDTQVRIGRNFQAEVPEWSGPISGSDDYFVEPAELDATEMTNLSLQLSLRREDKKISIGNWIQCQEVLDSGAICGKWRRAPLFLVQSSDWDCSCSVLWDPIHADCAVPQELDTAEVLEQLNYINKLKLRLDSYKQKKP; encoded by the exons atgacTATAAAATCTATGAAGAACACCTTTTTATGTCAGACGGAGAAATCAAAGTCATCAGTAAATTTTTTGGATTTATCCTCAAGCTCGAGTCCGCCTGTTGTCGATGGTGTTTGTTTTGATCCTACTTCAGAAGATGATCACCATTTGTATAAACGGAGGAGGACGGACAAGAAATGTCATTTTGTTCCGACAAATGCAAATGGAAACAAGAACATGAGTACAAATAGAAATGTGATCAAGAGTACAACAGATGGAAATGAGAGGAAAAGTACAACCAAAAGTTCCGCAACTTTTGGAGATATTTCGCCCCGGGTCCAAAAATTTGGGGAAGCAATTATTGTTCCTTCAGATGGAGAAGTTTCAAAATCTGAAACAAACATTGTTGAATATGCAACAAAATATAAAGATCCCGCAGAAGCTTCTAAGAGAAGTTCTTGGAAAAACTCGCCGGTGTCACTTTCTACTGTGGTTGATAGGAAGTCAATTTCCATATCAAGCAGGCCATCTTATATAAATCACAAGGTAGAGGATTCGAGGGATTGTTCATTGTCTGATACAGAAtcatttatggagttgacatcaaGGGAGGTTTGCATATCCTTGCTCGAAAGAGATATAGTCCTAATAGAAAAATCAGAGCTCAGCAGCACATCAGCTACATTAACCCATGATGATAATGAAAGCAAAACTTTATTTGCATGCAAGAGTTGTGGGTCTTTCGAAGATCCATGCCGCATGTTAATATGTGATTGTTGTGAAGAAGCATTCCACTTGCTTTGCTGCCATCGTCGCATCAAGAAAATACCAGATAATAATTGGTATTGCCTGGATTGTTCAAGGAAGAAACCTAAGAAGCAGCGTGAGATGTTGCCTAGTGCGGAAGGATCAGCCAAGCATATTCAAAGACCACTTCGAGTTCTTCGCTCAAAAGGAGATATGTTGATGAATGGTGAACCATATGATACTCAAGTAAGGATTGGTAGAAACTTCCAAGCagaagttccagaatggtccggtccAATTTCTGG CAGTGATGATTATTTTGTTGAACCTGCTGAACTTGATGCCACTGAAATGACAAATCTGAGT TTGCAGTTGTCACTAAGGCGTGAGGACAAGAAAATCAGCATTGGTAACTGGATTCAATGCCAAGAAGTCTTGGACTCGGGTGCTATTTGCGGCAAGTGGCGGAG GGCACCACTTTTTCTTGTTCAGTCGAGCGATTGGGATTGTTCATGTTCAGTTCTTTGGGATCCAATTCATGCTGATTGTGCTGTTCCGCAG GAATTGGATACTGCTGAAGTGCTTGAGCAACTGAACTACATAAATAAG CTGAAGTTACGTCTGGACAGTTATAAGCAGAAGAAACCCTGA